The following proteins are encoded in a genomic region of Tenacibaculum sp. 190524A05c:
- a CDS encoding LytTR family DNA-binding domain-containing protein has product MKVIIIDDENRSRRVLRSILEDSCKEIHTILEASNLIEGVKLIKDEKPLIVFLDVEMPKHSGLEILDFFENEPINFQIIFTTAYEQYAVEAFKLSAIDYVLKPIDEREIVKAFERAKQVNSDNQIKNKLENLEKALHQLSLNKIALEVPKGIIFVSHEDIIYFEADGVYTKVHLENGKTELICRTLKHFTEQLVNQPLFYKPHRSYLINLKFMKELVKKDGFHIVMKNLNTIPIARDRKDEFIQMVNRVFN; this is encoded by the coding sequence ATGAAAGTAATAATAATCGATGATGAAAATAGATCTAGACGAGTATTAAGATCTATTTTAGAAGACAGTTGTAAGGAAATTCATACAATTTTAGAAGCTTCAAACCTTATTGAAGGAGTTAAGCTTATTAAAGATGAAAAACCATTGATTGTATTTCTTGATGTTGAAATGCCGAAACATTCAGGGTTAGAAATTCTCGATTTTTTCGAAAATGAACCTATCAACTTTCAAATAATTTTCACAACGGCTTATGAACAATATGCCGTTGAAGCATTTAAATTATCAGCTATTGATTATGTATTAAAACCAATTGATGAGAGAGAAATTGTCAAGGCATTTGAGCGAGCAAAACAGGTAAATAGCGATAATCAAATTAAAAATAAATTAGAAAATTTAGAAAAAGCTCTACATCAATTGTCACTAAATAAAATTGCATTAGAAGTTCCAAAGGGAATCATTTTCGTTTCTCATGAAGATATTATTTACTTCGAGGCTGATGGTGTTTATACAAAGGTCCATTTAGAAAATGGAAAAACCGAATTAATTTGTAGAACCTTAAAACATTTTACCGAGCAATTAGTGAACCAACCTTTATTCTATAAACCGCATCGATCGTATCTGATAAACTTAAAATTTATGAAAGAATTGGTGAAGAAAGATGGTTTTCATATTGTGATGAAAAACCTTAATACTATTCCAATTGCTAGAGATCGTAAAGACGAATTTATTCAAATGGTGAATAGAGTATTTAACTAA
- a CDS encoding histidine kinase, producing the protein MKKSLFHIYFLLLFLGIHAQDPISIHITDKDGFPDNEIYDLLQDKKGDIWIAANKGLFKFDGKNFTQLTHPKKQGRSFFNLTLDPYGRVWCNNLAGQFFYVEENKLELFGNYQNIIKGAYTDFVFLNDQLVFRIYLGEGAQKVCAIDIKTKEKRDLPLTVTGTSMGFVFNDILYYTSKGFKLKSYDFENEEAKLISDRTIHNITFSNFYKLKEGFCLIKSNAEHRNNSFYEYDNELLPVEIPRALNTHRIEGLFERDNNYYFSTSNGMYICTKKNNSLKIKDHYLKGIFVTKALIDVNNNLWISTLNNSIYIIPNEQLKKISNVNNISVLEKINDSSCYIGTRSGKLLEYYKTSNIFKTNLVSNNSFIRSISFNKKAGKTLYASDKSFFTFDAFNRKDSINIINTSGIKNTDVINDSTYVVSSSSGVYIVKGKSQIARITFKRAYTSLFSKSNNQLYVSDVDGLNLYSNDLKAKKEIKINQNPIYTFKMTESTNEIVWVSTYDKGIYGIKNGIVIKKLNEENGLASNFVNTINTDGNDLWIATEKGVQLYNSNTDSFKILTKQDGINSYAIKHIEVLGNDVLLSSNLGLFSFDKTKIFKERKLQKPYIKSVQIQEKDTLILANYKLPQESSNVRFNFNIKGFHSNQSIIYQYILKGVDKDWITLTRGSDYVKFNSLPEGDFELRFRIIDEVNGEVSEGDSINIKVTLPFYKTELFWLFSSVVSIMIVIFYFRKRTRRLKETQKIQLEKAEINRDLTFSQLENLRSQMNPHFIFNALNSIQDYIIINEKKLARDYLVRFAKLIRLYLDQSRKNEISLEDELSTLNLYLELEKERFEGDFDYEISVDEELIEKDIYVPSLLIQPYVENALKHGLLHKTDDKKLEISFVKNSDTKALQCTIVDNGIGRESAAKINEKRHKSHVSFATSANQKRVTLLNSAMNKNIQVKIVDLYDEERKGIGTVVTINLPL; encoded by the coding sequence TTGAAAAAGTCTTTATTCCATATTTACTTTCTTTTACTTTTCTTGGGTATTCATGCCCAAGATCCAATTTCTATCCATATTACTGATAAGGATGGCTTTCCTGATAATGAGATTTATGATTTACTGCAAGATAAAAAAGGAGATATTTGGATAGCAGCAAATAAAGGATTGTTCAAATTTGATGGAAAAAACTTTACTCAATTAACGCATCCGAAAAAGCAAGGACGATCATTCTTTAATTTAACCTTAGACCCTTATGGCCGTGTTTGGTGTAATAATTTAGCAGGACAGTTTTTTTATGTTGAAGAAAATAAATTAGAGTTATTTGGAAACTATCAAAACATTATCAAAGGCGCGTATACGGATTTTGTTTTTTTGAATGATCAGCTTGTATTTAGAATTTATTTAGGAGAAGGAGCCCAAAAAGTTTGTGCAATAGATATAAAGACAAAGGAAAAAAGAGATTTACCTTTAACAGTTACTGGTACTTCTATGGGGTTTGTATTTAATGATATTCTATATTACACTTCTAAGGGATTTAAGTTGAAATCATATGATTTTGAAAATGAGGAAGCTAAATTAATTAGTGATCGAACGATTCATAATATTACTTTTTCAAATTTTTATAAACTTAAAGAAGGTTTTTGTCTTATAAAAAGCAATGCTGAACATAGAAATAATAGTTTTTATGAGTACGATAATGAGTTGCTACCAGTTGAAATTCCAAGAGCTTTAAATACCCATAGAATCGAAGGATTATTCGAAAGAGATAATAACTATTATTTCTCAACTTCCAATGGCATGTATATATGCACTAAAAAGAATAATTCATTAAAAATTAAGGATCATTACCTCAAAGGAATATTTGTAACAAAAGCATTGATAGATGTTAATAATAATTTATGGATATCAACATTAAATAATAGTATTTATATAATACCTAATGAGCAATTAAAAAAGATTTCCAATGTGAATAATATCTCTGTTTTAGAAAAGATAAATGATTCATCATGTTACATCGGAACCAGATCAGGTAAACTTTTAGAGTATTATAAAACATCTAATATTTTTAAAACAAACCTGGTTTCTAATAATTCATTTATAAGGAGTATATCATTCAATAAAAAGGCAGGAAAAACATTATATGCATCAGATAAGAGTTTTTTCACCTTCGATGCTTTTAACCGAAAGGATAGCATCAATATAATTAATACATCTGGAATTAAAAATACTGATGTAATTAACGATTCTACATATGTTGTTAGCTCATCTAGCGGTGTTTATATTGTGAAAGGGAAAAGTCAAATAGCAAGAATTACTTTTAAAAGAGCTTATACATCTTTGTTTTCAAAATCTAATAATCAACTTTATGTTAGTGATGTTGATGGTTTGAATTTATATTCGAATGATTTAAAGGCTAAAAAGGAAATTAAGATTAATCAAAATCCTATTTATACTTTTAAAATGACTGAATCTACAAATGAAATTGTATGGGTTTCTACTTATGATAAAGGTATTTATGGAATTAAAAATGGTATTGTAATAAAGAAATTGAATGAAGAAAATGGCCTTGCTTCAAATTTTGTGAATACAATTAATACTGACGGAAATGATTTATGGATTGCTACAGAAAAAGGAGTTCAACTGTACAATTCCAATACTGATTCATTTAAAATTTTAACAAAGCAAGACGGAATAAACTCTTATGCCATTAAGCATATAGAAGTTTTAGGAAATGATGTACTGTTATCTTCAAATTTGGGATTATTCAGTTTTGACAAAACGAAAATTTTCAAAGAGCGCAAACTTCAGAAACCGTATATCAAATCGGTTCAAATTCAAGAGAAAGACACTTTGATTCTTGCCAATTATAAATTACCCCAAGAATCAAGTAATGTTCGATTTAATTTTAATATCAAAGGTTTTCATTCCAATCAATCTATAATCTATCAATACATTTTAAAAGGAGTTGATAAAGATTGGATAACACTAACAAGAGGTTCGGATTATGTGAAGTTTAATAGTTTACCTGAAGGTGATTTCGAATTAAGATTTAGAATTATTGACGAGGTAAATGGAGAAGTTTCTGAAGGCGATAGCATTAATATTAAAGTAACTTTACCTTTTTATAAAACTGAATTGTTTTGGTTGTTTTCATCCGTGGTATCTATAATGATTGTGATCTTTTACTTTAGGAAAAGAACAAGAAGATTAAAAGAAACACAAAAAATACAATTGGAGAAAGCAGAGATCAATCGTGATTTGACCTTTTCTCAATTAGAGAATTTACGATCTCAAATGAATCCGCATTTCATTTTTAATGCATTAAATTCAATTCAGGATTATATAATAATCAATGAGAAAAAGCTTGCAAGAGATTACCTAGTTAGATTTGCCAAACTTATTCGTTTGTATTTGGATCAAAGTAGGAAGAACGAAATATCGTTAGAAGATGAATTGAGTACTCTAAATTTATATTTGGAACTCGAAAAGGAAAGATTTGAAGGTGATTTTGATTATGAAATTAGTGTTGATGAAGAATTAATAGAAAAGGATATTTATGTTCCGTCATTATTAATTCAACCTTATGTAGAAAATGCTCTAAAACATGGTTTGCTACACAAAACGGATGATAAAAAACTGGAAATTTCGTTTGTAAAAAATAGTGATACAAAAGCATTACAGTGTACCATTGTTGACAATGGAATAGGAAGAGAGTCTGCAGCGAAAATAAACGAAAAAAGACATAAAAGCCATGTTTCTTTTGCTACATCGGCTAATCAAAAAAGAGTTACTCTTTTAAATTCAGCTATGAATAAAAACATCCAAGTAAAAATAGTAGATCTTTATGATGAAGAGCGAAAAGGAATTGGTACTGTAGTAACTATAAACTTGCCCCTATGA
- a CDS encoding InlB B-repeat-containing protein: MRLKLLYLLFFVTTVGFAQWSQVGNLQFSSFTSDADFTFDSNGTPYVVYQDPTFSGLGAPLVKKLDGAGWVNVGTTSAWGLLDASLVSIAINPVDNQPWVAWRDNNVIKVYRFDGTSWVFDSQPPLWSPRGTAPLEFVFNSNNEPVLYYHRTVSSTLQTYVYIVKQNGSWSGTAIAPNLSNDHIVTTSRNGETIMNTQVIANNNTSQVQANNATGGSLFTVSGSNLVGNRFNKLSMVNNYWVGNNIISATSGIFFGQSTNLGLPQPLNTGGNTGDYLKLVDRAQGNFMYLMFSDASNQLQIQRYKTSSSQWSSLPTLPISTAAAGFIVDIEVNQADNSLYVMYQDGGKLSMQKFTETPALTKYYVNANVSGGNGSGDSWANAMTNLSEALSEADSNTTEIWVAAGTYVPGSARTNSFNVGIDGIKIYGGFDGTETMLSERDVKSNPTILSGDVDGDDQAAIGFSSSFRSDNNYHVMQILNADNVIIDGFKINNGHANGSDTNSYAGGVFIQSETEDLIFRNCEFNQNLGINGGAIRTYLNVNTGMTFENCKFYNNYSRYGSGLYFLVNNNRTVTLDITNCLFEQNISVDQSTSARGFTGSALWARANGTSSTLTTTINNCTFANNLDRGTTASSQYGTLALSRRTDGNSTHTATINNSIFYFNDQGVSGVTGVSINPGHTSLPNQTFVNNSISEDNFSNLLFLTNTSNADPLFSDVNNNDFTLQTGSPAIDAGDNTKIPSGITKDLAGNDRILNTTVDMGAFEYDPSANTQYTLTINATNGSVSTNPNPTNGTYTNGTTVTLTATPDAGYQFDGWSGAATGTTNSVNVTMDADKTVTAMFSKIQRTLTINATNGSVSTNPNPTNGTYDDGTSVTLTATPDAGYEFVGWSGDAAGMTNPINITMDADKTVTAVFQIIKRTLSLNSTNGTITANPNPVNGNYDDGTVVTLTAVPDAGYEFVEWTGDLSGTTNPINITMDADKGVTAVFRQIQRTLTINATNGIVTTNPNPTNGIYRDGTAVTLTATPNAGYEFIGWSGDVSGTTNPLNITMDADKTVTAMFAIVQFRLILASTNGNISVDTAPDSVDPSTGVGSYNVGTVVELTATPISGYKFDGWSGDVTGTTNPISVTMNADLSVTAIFSVSTLGINEEKFKVPFKLYPNPVNDVLHIDSQEDVKEVKIYNSLGREVKVSTSVSDAINVSNLANGIYFMMIETETGKGVRRFIKR; the protein is encoded by the coding sequence ATGAGATTAAAATTACTTTACCTTTTATTTTTTGTAACAACCGTTGGGTTTGCTCAGTGGAGTCAAGTAGGAAATCTACAGTTTTCTTCTTTTACCAGTGATGCAGATTTCACATTTGATTCAAATGGAACACCATATGTTGTATATCAAGATCCTACTTTTAGTGGGCTAGGAGCTCCGCTTGTAAAAAAGTTAGATGGTGCTGGTTGGGTTAATGTAGGAACAACATCAGCTTGGGGATTATTGGATGCTTCGTTAGTGTCAATAGCAATTAACCCAGTAGATAATCAACCTTGGGTTGCTTGGAGAGATAATAACGTAATTAAAGTATATAGATTTGACGGAACTAGTTGGGTTTTTGATAGTCAGCCACCATTATGGTCACCAAGAGGAACTGCACCTTTAGAGTTTGTTTTTAACTCAAATAATGAACCTGTACTTTATTATCATAGAACGGTAAGTAGTACGTTACAAACGTATGTATATATTGTAAAACAAAATGGATCTTGGTCTGGAACAGCAATTGCTCCAAACTTATCGAATGATCATATAGTTACAACAAGTAGAAATGGTGAAACTATTATGAATACTCAGGTTATTGCTAACAATAATACTTCACAAGTTCAGGCTAATAATGCTACTGGAGGTTCGTTATTTACAGTTTCTGGAAGTAATTTGGTTGGAAACCGTTTCAATAAACTTTCAATGGTTAATAACTATTGGGTAGGTAATAATATTATAAGTGCAACTTCAGGAATCTTCTTTGGTCAGTCTACGAATTTAGGATTACCACAGCCATTAAATACTGGAGGAAATACAGGAGATTATTTAAAACTGGTTGACAGAGCACAAGGAAACTTTATGTATTTAATGTTTTCAGATGCGTCTAATCAATTACAAATTCAACGATATAAAACGTCTTCTTCTCAATGGAGTAGTTTACCAACATTACCTATTTCTACAGCAGCAGCTGGATTTATAGTAGATATTGAAGTAAATCAGGCAGATAATAGTCTTTATGTAATGTATCAAGATGGAGGGAAATTATCAATGCAAAAATTCACAGAAACTCCAGCATTAACAAAATACTATGTAAACGCAAATGTTTCAGGAGGAAATGGTTCTGGAGATTCTTGGGCAAATGCCATGACTAATTTATCTGAAGCGTTAAGCGAAGCAGATTCAAATACAACTGAAATTTGGGTAGCAGCAGGAACTTATGTGCCAGGTAGTGCAAGAACAAATTCTTTTAATGTAGGTATTGATGGAATAAAAATTTACGGAGGATTCGATGGAACGGAAACAATGTTATCTGAAAGAGATGTAAAGAGTAATCCAACTATTTTATCTGGAGATGTAGATGGAGATGATCAAGCAGCAATTGGTTTTTCTTCATCATTTAGATCAGATAACAATTATCACGTGATGCAAATTTTAAATGCAGATAATGTAATTATTGATGGATTTAAAATTAACAATGGGCATGCTAATGGAAGCGACACAAATTCATATGCAGGTGGAGTTTTTATTCAAAGTGAAACTGAAGACTTAATTTTTAGAAATTGTGAGTTTAACCAAAATCTTGGAATTAATGGTGGAGCTATTAGAACATATTTAAATGTGAATACGGGAATGACATTTGAAAACTGTAAGTTTTATAATAACTACAGTAGATATGGTAGTGGTTTATACTTCTTAGTGAATAACAATAGAACGGTTACTTTAGATATTACGAACTGTTTGTTTGAACAAAATATTTCTGTTGATCAAAGTACAAGTGCAAGAGGATTTACAGGAAGTGCGCTTTGGGCTCGTGCAAATGGTACAAGTTCTACGTTAACAACTACAATTAACAACTGTACTTTCGCGAATAACTTAGATAGAGGAACTACTGCAAGTTCTCAATATGGAACTTTAGCCTTAAGTAGAAGAACTGATGGAAATAGTACACATACTGCTACAATTAATAACTCGATTTTCTATTTTAACGATCAAGGAGTTTCAGGAGTAACAGGAGTTTCTATAAATCCAGGTCATACTTCATTACCAAATCAAACATTTGTAAACAACTCAATTAGTGAGGATAACTTTTCTAATTTATTGTTCTTGACAAATACGAGTAATGCGGATCCATTATTCTCTGATGTTAACAATAACGACTTTACCTTACAAACGGGATCGCCTGCTATAGATGCTGGAGATAATACTAAAATTCCATCTGGAATTACTAAGGATTTAGCAGGAAATGATAGAATTTTGAATACGACTGTAGATATGGGAGCATTTGAATATGATCCTAGTGCTAATACTCAATATACTTTAACTATTAACGCTACAAACGGATCTGTTTCGACAAATCCAAACCCAACTAATGGAACGTATACGAATGGAACTACAGTAACATTAACTGCAACTCCAGATGCTGGTTATCAGTTCGATGGATGGAGTGGAGCAGCAACTGGAACTACAAATTCAGTTAACGTGACTATGGATGCTGATAAAACAGTAACGGCAATGTTTAGTAAGATTCAAAGAACGCTTACAATTAATGCTACCAATGGATCTGTTTCAACCAATCCAAATCCAACAAACGGAACTTACGATGACGGAACTTCAGTAACATTAACTGCAACTCCAGATGCGGGTTATGAATTTGTAGGATGGAGTGGAGATGCTGCTGGAATGACAAACCCAATAAACATTACAATGGATGCAGATAAAACTGTAACTGCTGTATTCCAAATTATTAAGAGAACATTGTCGCTTAATTCAACTAATGGAACGATAACAGCGAATCCAAATCCAGTAAATGGAAATTATGACGATGGAACAGTAGTAACGTTAACAGCAGTACCAGATGCAGGTTATGAGTTTGTAGAATGGACAGGAGATCTTTCTGGAACTACAAATCCGATTAATATTACTATGGATGCGGATAAAGGTGTTACAGCTGTATTCAGACAGATTCAAAGAACATTAACTATAAACGCTACAAACGGAATTGTTACAACCAACCCAAATCCTACTAATGGAATTTATAGAGATGGAACTGCGGTAACATTAACGGCAACTCCAAACGCAGGTTATGAATTTATTGGATGGAGTGGAGACGTATCAGGAACTACAAACCCATTGAATATAACAATGGATGCTGACAAGACGGTTACAGCGATGTTCGCTATTGTTCAATTTAGATTAATATTAGCTTCAACTAATGGTAATATTTCAGTAGATACTGCACCAGATTCAGTAGATCCTTCAACAGGTGTTGGTTCTTATAACGTAGGTACTGTAGTGGAGCTTACTGCAACACCAATTTCAGGATACAAGTTTGATGGTTGGAGTGGTGATGTTACTGGAACTACAAACCCTATTAGTGTTACAATGAATGCAGATTTATCTGTAACAGCTATCTTCTCTGTAAGTACATTAGGTATAAATGAAGAGAAGTTTAAAGTTCCTTTTAAATTATATCCAAATCCAGTGAATGATGTATTGCATATCGATTCTCAGGAGGATGTAAAAGAGGTGAAAATTTACAATAGTCTTGGTAGAGAAGTAAAAGTTTCTACATCTGTATCTGACGCTATAAATGTTTCAAATCTTGCTAACGGAATTTATTTCATGATGATAGAAACTGAAACAGGAAAAGGAGTAAGAAGATTTATAAAGAGATAA
- a CDS encoding LytTR family DNA-binding domain-containing protein, with protein sequence MKALIIDDEKRARNVLRILIEENCPKITEISEADNLLSGVQLIKEEEPRIVFLDIEMPEHSGLELLNFIEKDSYNFEIIFTTAYSEYAVQAFQLSAIDYLLKPVRPNQVKEAIERVLNFVGDSQINIRLQELKSSLEKSNFKKIGLPNANGIKFVEVDKIIMFEADGMYTRVSTMGGNVFVSKPLKFFVEALNNIKVFYRPHRSFLVNLKYLREYVKKDGGYIVMENNKAVSISKDKRDEFLTIVQSI encoded by the coding sequence ATGAAAGCACTAATAATTGATGACGAAAAAAGAGCAAGAAATGTTCTTCGCATCCTAATCGAGGAAAACTGTCCTAAGATTACTGAAATTTCAGAAGCTGATAATTTGCTATCTGGAGTTCAATTAATAAAGGAAGAAGAACCGAGAATTGTATTCTTAGATATAGAAATGCCAGAGCATTCAGGATTAGAATTATTAAATTTTATAGAGAAAGATTCCTATAATTTTGAGATTATTTTCACAACAGCATATAGCGAATATGCAGTTCAAGCATTTCAGTTATCAGCTATTGATTATTTATTAAAACCGGTAAGACCAAATCAAGTAAAAGAAGCAATTGAACGCGTTTTGAATTTTGTGGGAGATTCACAAATCAATATAAGATTACAAGAACTAAAATCCAGCTTAGAAAAGTCTAATTTCAAAAAGATAGGATTACCCAACGCCAACGGAATTAAATTTGTAGAAGTAGATAAAATCATAATGTTTGAAGCTGATGGAATGTATACTCGAGTTTCAACAATGGGAGGAAACGTATTTGTAAGTAAACCACTTAAATTTTTTGTAGAAGCTTTAAATAATATAAAAGTGTTTTATCGCCCACATAGATCTTTTTTGGTGAACTTAAAATATCTAAGAGAGTATGTTAAAAAAGATGGAGGTTATATTGTGATGGAAAACAACAAGGCAGTTTCTATTTCAAAAGATAAAAGAGATGAGTTTCTTACAATTGTTCAAAGTATTTAG
- a CDS encoding histidine kinase, whose protein sequence is MRKLLLLFTFICFNFSFSQNKLIDSLRTEIANYKTEDTLKVQKLLSFAKRIQRANYKEAEEKLQEALLLSKQLKSKKLESSSLTGLARLYLQRGKLTEAMEFGINSKKIADSLQNSTLIQEANVQLLTAYSNNKNYEQAKSLAEENYNLSKSKPSSRSHFRNLYYYAEAERMSKNFNGAEKRFKEGIEITQKVKNKGGEYAFKSSLASLYKDHRKFDKAKLVIDDIINFYETNNKARLAGPYFSKATMYSMQFKHQEAEPWYLKSLRIYEDQGNLFWKKRIAQILYVNYSIQQKNKLADSINKIYIAARDSIDSKEKKQIIEDVRIKYETDKIEQEKNYAELESSKNRNLFIGSVIIGVLILIASLFYLSRMKAKKKAEVIALELKETQKRLAVEKQYRDSELKALKAQMNPHFIFNALNSIQEYIVLNQKSLASDYLGKFADLIRNYLNYSDTGLISIPEEVHNLNLYLELEKLRFEDELDYYFHVDGKVNSELIKIPTMLIQPYIENALKHGLLHKKNHRKLNVSISHVSDAVVQCIVEDNGIGRKKSEEIKSRLKPNHKSFALNANTQRLDLLNYGKERKIGVEIIDLLESEEPKGTRVILTIPIIKS, encoded by the coding sequence ATGAGAAAACTACTACTTCTATTTACTTTTATATGTTTTAATTTTTCCTTCAGTCAAAACAAGTTAATTGATAGTTTAAGAACAGAAATTGCTAATTATAAAACTGAAGATACTCTTAAAGTTCAAAAATTACTCTCATTTGCAAAAAGAATTCAAAGGGCAAATTATAAAGAAGCTGAAGAAAAACTTCAAGAAGCATTGTTGCTTTCTAAACAATTAAAATCTAAAAAATTAGAATCGTCTAGTTTAACAGGTTTAGCAAGACTTTATTTACAGCGTGGTAAGCTAACAGAAGCTATGGAATTTGGAATTAATTCTAAAAAAATAGCCGATTCTTTGCAAAATAGTACGCTAATTCAAGAAGCGAATGTTCAGTTGCTTACTGCCTATTCTAACAATAAAAATTATGAGCAAGCAAAGTCTTTAGCGGAAGAGAATTATAATTTATCAAAATCAAAACCGAGTAGTAGAAGTCACTTCCGAAATCTGTATTATTATGCAGAAGCGGAACGAATGAGTAAAAATTTTAATGGAGCTGAAAAGCGGTTTAAAGAAGGGATTGAAATTACACAAAAAGTAAAAAATAAAGGAGGAGAATATGCTTTTAAATCTTCCCTTGCTTCATTGTATAAAGACCATAGAAAATTTGATAAAGCTAAATTGGTTATTGATGATATCATCAACTTTTATGAAACCAATAACAAAGCAAGATTAGCTGGACCTTACTTTTCAAAAGCGACAATGTACTCTATGCAGTTTAAACATCAAGAAGCAGAACCTTGGTATTTAAAATCTTTAAGAATTTATGAAGATCAAGGAAATCTGTTTTGGAAAAAGAGAATCGCTCAGATTTTATATGTCAATTACAGTATTCAGCAGAAAAATAAACTGGCCGATTCTATCAATAAGATTTATATAGCAGCTAGAGATAGTATTGATAGTAAAGAAAAGAAACAAATCATTGAAGACGTTCGAATCAAATATGAAACAGATAAAATTGAACAGGAAAAGAATTATGCGGAATTAGAGAGTTCAAAAAACAGAAACTTATTCATCGGTTCGGTAATCATTGGAGTATTAATATTGATTGCTTCTTTGTTTTATTTAAGTAGAATGAAAGCAAAGAAAAAAGCCGAAGTAATTGCATTAGAATTAAAAGAAACTCAAAAGAGATTAGCGGTAGAGAAGCAGTATAGAGATTCGGAATTAAAAGCGTTAAAGGCACAAATGAATCCGCATTTTATTTTTAATGCATTAAACTCAATTCAAGAATACATTGTATTGAATCAAAAGTCTTTAGCTAGTGATTATCTCGGGAAATTTGCCGACCTAATTAGGAATTATTTGAATTACAGTGATACTGGATTAATTTCTATACCAGAGGAAGTTCATAATCTAAATCTGTATTTAGAATTAGAAAAACTTCGATTTGAAGATGAATTAGATTATTATTTTCATGTTGATGGAAAAGTGAATTCCGAGCTCATTAAAATTCCAACAATGTTAATTCAACCTTATATCGAAAATGCATTAAAACACGGACTGTTACATAAAAAGAATCATAGAAAATTAAATGTTAGTATTTCTCATGTTTCAGATGCAGTGGTACAATGTATTGTTGAAGATAATGGAATTGGAAGAAAGAAATCAGAAGAAATAAAAAGCAGACTAAAACCAAATCATAAATCCTTCGCTTTAAATGCAAATACTCAAAGGTTAGATTTATTGAATTATGGGAAAGAGCGAAAAATAGGTGTTGAGATAATTGATTTATTAGAGAGTGAAGAACCTAAAGGAACGAGAGTGATTTTAACCATACCAATCATAAAATCTTAA
- a CDS encoding LytR/AlgR family response regulator transcription factor, which yields MKAVIIDDELKARSVLQTLIKEECPKIKETKEANDLLSGVELIKEFQPEIVFLDIEMPEYSGLEILDFLNEDQINFQIIFTTAYNHYAIEAFKLNAVDYLLKPIDGDELKEAIDKAEKLIGNKDIHKKLNELKVSLSESNFKKIGLPNSNGIKFVDFNEIIMLEADGMYTKVSTVSEEVLVSKPLKFFVSTLQKINTFYRPHRSYLVNLKYLREYVKKDGGYIVMENNKSVSISKDKKEEFLTIVQNI from the coding sequence ATGAAAGCAGTTATTATAGACGATGAATTAAAAGCGAGAAGTGTACTACAAACACTTATAAAAGAAGAATGCCCAAAGATTAAGGAAACAAAAGAGGCAAATGATTTGCTTTCGGGTGTTGAGCTTATAAAAGAATTTCAACCAGAAATTGTATTTCTTGATATTGAAATGCCAGAATATTCTGGTTTAGAAATCTTAGATTTTTTAAATGAAGATCAAATTAACTTTCAAATCATTTTTACAACAGCATATAATCATTACGCTATAGAAGCTTTTAAACTAAATGCAGTTGATTATTTATTGAAACCTATAGATGGAGATGAGCTTAAAGAAGCGATTGATAAAGCTGAAAAACTTATTGGGAATAAAGACATTCATAAAAAGTTAAATGAGCTAAAAGTAAGCTTAAGCGAATCTAATTTTAAAAAGATCGGTTTACCAAATAGTAACGGAATTAAGTTTGTCGATTTTAACGAAATTATAATGCTAGAAGCAGATGGAATGTATACAAAAGTTTCAACGGTTTCAGAAGAAGTTTTGGTAAGCAAACCTTTAAAGTTTTTCGTAAGTACCTTACAAAAAATTAACACGTTTTATCGTCCTCATCGTTCGTATTTAGTGAATTTAAAATACCTCCGTGAGTATGTAAAAAAGGATGGAGGTTACATTGTTATGGAAAACAACAAATCTGTTTCTATTTCAAAAGATAAAAAAGAAGAATTCTTAACTATAGTACAAAACATTTAG